In Flavobacterium sp. GSB-24, the genomic window TTAATTAATGAAAAAGTTAATCTCTATAATTATCTGCATTACGTTATTTAGTTGTAATAATTCAGAAAATAGTTCAAACGAAGAAAAGGCCTTATTGGATAAAATTTCCCAACTTGAAAATGAGAATAAAAGCCTAAAAGATTCATTATCAAAAAATGAACGTGATTTTTTAAATTCTCAAATGTTAATCGGAGTTCCTGATGTCGAAACTATTAAAGTTGGAAAAAAGAACAATATTGTAATGCTATTTCATACATCCGATAAAAAATTACCTAAATATGAAATTTATAAGATTGAAGGAGATAAAAAAATTAAAATTGGAGAAAACAATCAAACAAAATTTAATTACAATTTTATCCCAAAATCAATTGACGATAATAAAATACATTTGCTAGTAAAAATACCATATCAGGGAAAAACAATTATTTTACAAAATGCAATGTCCTTTAATGTAAAAAAATAAAATCATGAGCATACAAGCCTTTTTAGAAAAAGTAAAACAAACTCCAACTCACATCACATTTCCTGAAACTATTGCCGTAATCGAGGAAAATTACAACTTTACTCCAACCGCTTTTCAAAACGGAACACAGCATAATGCTGCTGGAGAAAATTCTGGTTCTTGTAAATTATTTTCTTTCGCAAAACTGCAAAATTTAAACAAAGAAGAAACTTTAGCATGTTTCGGAGCTTTTTATTTTGAAGAAGTTTTAAAAGATCCAAGCGGAACAAATCACCAGAACATTAGAAACTTCATCAACTTAGGCTGGGACGGAATTCAATTTGAAGGAAATGCTTTAGAAGCAAAATAATTATCTAAGATTTTTGATTAACGATTTTGATTTCAGAAATCAACAATCTAAAATCTACACTCTAAAATCTACACTCTAAAATCTAAAATCAACCCATGCGTTGGACCTTAAAACCAAAACCTTCTGAAGATAAAATCAAACATTTGGCGCAGGCCTTAAATGTAGAAGATTTTGTAGCAACACTTTTGATTCAGCGTGGTATTGAAACTTTTGAAGATGCGAAGAACTTCTTTCGCCCGTCTTTAGAACATCTACATGATCCGTATTTAATGAAAGATATGGACAAAGCTGTTGCTCGAATCGAAGCGGCAATTGAAAACCAGGAAAATATTATGGTTTTTGGCGATTATGATGTTGACGGAACA contains:
- a CDS encoding HopJ type III effector protein, with the translated sequence MSIQAFLEKVKQTPTHITFPETIAVIEENYNFTPTAFQNGTQHNAAGENSGSCKLFSFAKLQNLNKEETLACFGAFYFEEVLKDPSGTNHQNIRNFINLGWDGIQFEGNALEAK